GCACCCAGGTCGTGAACGTCACCCAGCCGTGGAAGGACAGGACCTACGTCGTCTCCGTGGCCGTACCGAGAGAACTCGTCTCGGAAGTCCGGGCCGTGAAGGTGGTGTGAGACATGGAGAAGGAAGTCATCGTCTGCCGTTGCGAGGAAGTGACCATGGAAGAGATCCGGGAATGGATCGGCAAGGGATACGATACCTTCGACGAACTGAAGCGCGTTCTCCGTGTGGGGATGGGTCCGTGCCAGGGCCGGGGTTGCCGTGAGATCATCCTCCGGGAGATCGCCAAGATCACCGGAACCCCCTACGCGGAGATTCCTCCCGGAACCATCCGTCCCCCGGCAAAACCCGTCAAGCTCGCTCTGCTGGCGGAAGGAGGCGACGAGCGATGAGCTGGAAAACACACGCGGATGCGGTCATCGTCGGCGGGGGCATCCAGGGGTGCGCCATCGCCTACAATCTCGCCAAGATGGGCATGAAGAACGTGGTGGTTCTGGAGATGAACACCGTCTCCTCCGGTTCCACCGGACGGTGCGGCGCAGGCATCCGTGCCCAGTGGGGCACGGAGATGAACTGCCGCCTCGGAGGCGCCGCCCTCGACCTCTTCGAACAGCTCAGTGACGAGCTGGGCATGGATATCGGGCTCAACCAGTGCGGTTATCTCATGGTTGCCTACAAGGAGAGCGAGTACGAGCGGCTCAGGCAGAGCATGGTCCTGCAGAACAGCCTGGGCATCAAGACCCGGACGGTCACCAAGGAAGAGGCCTACGAAATCTGCCCCGCCCTGTGGGCCGAGGACGCGGTGGGTTTCACCTTCCACCAGCGCGACGGACACGCGGACCCCTTCCTCACTACCTTCGCCTACCAGGAGGCGGCGAAACGCCTCGGCGTGGTCTTCCACAAGTTCACCAAGTGCACGGGCATCACCGTCGCAAACGGCAGGGTGACCCAGGTTGCCACCACAAAGGGAACCATCGACACCCCCGTCGTGGTCGATGCCGCGGGACCTTACTCCCAGCACATCTCCAAGATGGTGGGCATCGAGATCCCCAACTTCTCCGAGCGCCACGAGATCCTCATCACCGAGCCGGTGGAGTTCGGCGTCTGCCCGCCCATGCTGATGAGCTTCTCCGGAAACTATTATATCCAGCAGCGCCCCCACGGTTCCATCATCGGCGGGTGCAGCCCCGAGGGGCATCCCGAGGACTACGAGAACAAAGCTACCTGGAACTTCCTGGAGCATATGTCGAAGACCTTCACGAAACTGCTTCCCCGGACGAAGGGCATCCGGGTGGTGCGGCAATGGTCCGGCATGTACAACATGACTCCGGACAAGCAGCCCATTCTCGGCCAGGCCGACGAGGTGAAGGGCTTCTACTATTCCTGCGGTTTCTCCGGCCACGGGTTCATGTTCGGTCCTATCACGGGCCAGCTTCTCGCCGAGGACATCCTCACCGGCAAGACGTCGATTCCCATCGACATGCTGCACTATCGCCGCTTCGCGAAGGGAGAACTGATCCTGGAGCCCGCGGTGGTGTAGGGAGAAATCCTGCGGAGGGAAAAGCCCGCGAGGGGGGAAGCGTATCCCCCCTCGCTTTTTTGGAGTTCGCGTGTCGCCTGGAACCTGAAAAAACGATGGAAAATTTCGAATATGACTGTACAATTATTGCGAATATGGTTCATTCGCGAACTTTGTGCTTGAAACCTTGTGCGCAAGGTGTCATAATGCCGGTGGTGCATCTTGGCTGAGTCTCTAAAGGGAGGATGGTGCATTTCGTGAGCAAGCAGTTCGACGTACTCATCAACAAAGGATGGTGCAAGGGATGCGGACTCTGCATCGCCGTCTGTCCGAAGAACGTTCTCGAACTCGACGACCGTGTGAAGTGCGAGCCGGTGAGAATGGACGACTGCATCGGATGCAGACAGTGTGAGAATATCTGTCCGGATCTTGCCATTACGGTGAAGGAGCGTGAACAGGATGCCTAAGATCGCATTTTGGCAGGGGAACATGGGCATCGCCATGGGAGCCATCGCTGCGGGATGCAGATTCTTCGGCGGCTATCCCATTACGCCCTCGACGGAAATCGCGGAGGTGATGGCGGAGGAACTGCCCCGCCTCGGCGGTAAGTTCATCCAAATGGAAGACGAGATCGCCGGCATCGCCGCGGCCATCGGTGCCTCCATCGCGGGCGTCAAGTCCATGACTGCCACCTCTGGTCCCGGCTTCTCCCTGAAGCAGGAAAACCTGGGCCTGGCCTACATGGCGGAGATCCCCCTCGTGGTGGTGGACGTCATGCGCGGCGGTCCCTCCACGGGACTTCCCACGAAAATATCCCAGCAGGACGTCAT
Above is a genomic segment from Aminiphilus circumscriptus DSM 16581 containing:
- a CDS encoding (2Fe-2S)-binding protein, with product MEKEVIVCRCEEVTMEEIREWIGKGYDTFDELKRVLRVGMGPCQGRGCREIILREIAKITGTPYAEIPPGTIRPPAKPVKLALLAEGGDER
- a CDS encoding NAD(P)/FAD-dependent oxidoreductase, giving the protein MSWKTHADAVIVGGGIQGCAIAYNLAKMGMKNVVVLEMNTVSSGSTGRCGAGIRAQWGTEMNCRLGGAALDLFEQLSDELGMDIGLNQCGYLMVAYKESEYERLRQSMVLQNSLGIKTRTVTKEEAYEICPALWAEDAVGFTFHQRDGHADPFLTTFAYQEAAKRLGVVFHKFTKCTGITVANGRVTQVATTKGTIDTPVVVDAAGPYSQHISKMVGIEIPNFSERHEILITEPVEFGVCPPMLMSFSGNYYIQQRPHGSIIGGCSPEGHPEDYENKATWNFLEHMSKTFTKLLPRTKGIRVVRQWSGMYNMTPDKQPILGQADEVKGFYYSCGFSGHGFMFGPITGQLLAEDILTGKTSIPIDMLHYRRFAKGELILEPAVV
- a CDS encoding 4Fe-4S dicluster domain-containing protein; protein product: MSKQFDVLINKGWCKGCGLCIAVCPKNVLELDDRVKCEPVRMDDCIGCRQCENICPDLAITVKEREQDA